The genome window ctttcactcacagacttctatataccccacgcagatcaagcttgtttcaaatttaagccacgccccatCCGCCtacgcaaatcgcgaaaaaaaCACCAAACCCACAGTTAAGATATAAGATAAGTTTTTTTGTGATagttaacgttatctattagtattatctattataccactgaattgcatcaagatcggacaagtagaacggcagttatggcgaataaaagttttcatagcaaaacaagtattttatttaaagtatttttatatatattaaagtaagtaacgggtatcctatggtcgggatttcgactatagcctttccgactagtttttttttttttttttaaaagaaacggTATAATTTTATCCTGTATTTCCGAAATGTCTCTGATGATTTCCGTCAAATCGGTTGATCGGTCGACAGATATGATCATATTATATACTTGTTAGAATTGCTCATTATGTGAGCTGGCAACCCTGGCCTGAAGCACTGTCACTCTTCCGACGCACATGTGACCTGTCTACCCTGGCCCCAAACCCGAACCCAAAACCGAACAAAAACCCGAACCCGAACCCATTTCCATGCTTTCCAGCTCCTGCTCAGTCGTTTTGTACCTTGGGGAAGATGCGCCTGAGATTTGTTCAACGAAATTTATATTCTACATGTTGTGGCcgctttgttgttattgttgttgttgtcgttgttgcttttgctttgagACGTGGCATAAGCTGCGCTGCttagtttttaaaacttattttaatgttgccattacccattgttgttgtcgttgttgcagttgttgtcgttgttgttgttgcagttgttgttgctgcggccTTTTGCGATTTGGGCAGCTGTTTTGTGGCTCGACAGCGACccttaatacatttaaattgctcGCTGTGTCTGTGGTGCCGAAATCCTTTGTTAATGTAACGCCCTGGTCAAAAATGTTGTCTCGCTGTGCCACAAAAAGACGCCTTCTGCTATAGAAAATTAGAAGAAGAGAACTATTTcacattgcatttcattattTCTGTAGGTTCCTCCAActacaatttcaaaaatatacttattataatttaaataaatctattgTAACAGGcatcaaataatataaaaaacatatatttttatgtcataggCGCCTTTGGTAAGGAAAAGTAGTTGTAAAGAAGTACATATTTCATTTGgttgtttattatataaaaaaaaacttataaatgtCTGAGGTGAGACATTGAAATCATTGCATTTTTCtgagttaaattttataattgattgcgtctcattaaacaaatattaatatttaacaacttttcactttcaaaattgcgtaaaaaagtttttaatttcttaatagtcattaaaattaagatgtTTTAGCactatttaaagtaaaagcaattgttggcaTTTTGGGGATGTTATTGGAATAGTAAGAATAGAGAGAACGAACATTTATTGGcgacaattttataaatttcaaaataactattttgaaGTTCATTTCTTCATTATTTGCAGTGAACTACTACACTAAAAAACCAATTTACGAGGTTAAGGTCTACTGTCGAAATTAGATTCATGCcccaatatttttaatatcaaattttatgatgaacgatattaaattcaatacataaattattctaaaatcaaaaaaataatagtttggCTGTCGTCCAGCTTTGTTGTACAGTCTTTTATCAAACAATTGCAAGGATATTTCAATATGTAAGGGCCTCCAATCCGACATACAAATGGCTGAAGAATCTGAATTGAAGAGCTTGTAGAGTTTTTCTGCTGCAATTATAGTTATTGGTACTACAAAATGGTGgttcaataaatatgttatgacagacaattttgtaaattttcaaaGCACGTTTTAAATTGGAATTTGAAGAATATTGCATGTATGTACCTTTATTATGTGAAAGATTTAAATAACTCGAACCGATTGGCaatgcaaaacacaaaaattgaaaataattgcttAAACTCGACGCTTCAAAAGACGCAAGAAATTCTGGAAGCGGCTCATCATTTGCTGGCGAGTGCCTTGCAACAATTCGTTGGGACTCTGGACAATGTTGTGCGGCGGCATTGGCAACATGGCCTCATCCGGCATCATCTGTGTGCCTTCGTACATCTCGACGACTGCCCGACGGTCACGTGGAGTCGGTGAACGCACCGAGCTTGAGCTCATTGGATTCATGCGCTGTGGTCCAATATCCTTAAACTTGTCCATCTATGGAATGTGATTTATATAGATGCAATATCTTTGGATCGACCTTACCAATGTGATACATACCATTAgttgaatatgaaatatatgagttggaaaaacttttagaaattattttacaaaatataatattatttgttttttcgcTCAGCTGTGAACTGTATGCTAGACGTTGTGAGACTGATATGAAAAATGTTAGAGGCGTTAGAGCTTAACGggaattcaaaagaaacatGTTTGCCGCCTACTAgtgaaactatttttatttctaaggTTTTAATTTCGGTCCAGCAGATTAACTGACAAGAGACTATAAGAATGACATAGTagaaaattatacatttattattaaagcgTTCAAATAATTTGACATAGAGACAAGTAAATGAAAAGATTTTGGAAGACAAAGAGGAAGGTATAGATACAAAAGTATTAACATGAATAGAAAAAGAAATCCAATGAGTAATAGCAATAAAATGACAATAAATGACAAAATGAGAGAGAAATAGGcacaaaattacaattaagaAAGCCAACataagataattaaaaaaatcaaatgctGAGAGAAAAACgagtatattattattataaacgatgaaatacaaaatttgtatttatcgATAAAGActaagaaaaagaagaagaaaataagaGTAAGCAAAGAGAGAGATGTCTCTCTCAAAGGAGACTGCGAAAATGATCGAGaggaaatgtaaataaaaattgttaataaaaaatattactagagaaattacataatatatgcagagtttgtttaaaaactaCACCCTTAAATGTTTTACTGGCTGCGCTGAAAAgtatacaatattatttttttttgtcaagaaATTAGAAATCTTTACTGTCTCTACTTCATAAGAACTAAGAGCAAAACGAAGAAAATATAAGAGCATTCAGGTGTGTTCTTCAAATCTATAacagcgctaaaaaaaaaccattgctttcaaatgtccaAAAAATTCTTGAGAGGTTtgacaaaactaaataattactaaaattaattaaaatatctttaaattgaaaaaaaatgcaaaaaaaagtatgtttgaaataataaaatctctaacatttcaggaacaccaacatttcgaacggttgttttcaaaaaatcgtgTCTTCACataaaaatctctagagatttctggagcACACCTGATTAAGTTTCAAAGTATCTTTACATACATTAAATAGATCATGTCGCAGTGCTATCACTTATGCTATATAACCATTTGTTGGCATATAGAACCCTTTaacacaaaatcaacaaacggTCAAACGGTTTTGCAGTCAC of Drosophila innubila isolate TH190305 chromosome X, UK_Dinn_1.0, whole genome shotgun sequence contains these proteins:
- the LOC117788825 gene encoding uncharacterized protein LOC117788825 produces the protein MMDKFKDIGPQRMNPMSSSSVRSPTPRDRRAVVEMYEGTQMMPDEAMLPMPPHNIVQSPNELLQGTRQQMMSRFQNFLRLLKRRV